In Carya illinoinensis cultivar Pawnee chromosome 6, C.illinoinensisPawnee_v1, whole genome shotgun sequence, a single genomic region encodes these proteins:
- the LOC122312571 gene encoding protein FAR1-RELATED SEQUENCE 5-like codes for MASNVHLTDDEYDEVFVDDGPDNYDGTEEPKEDDGVEEPIVGRTFSSEEEVRSYYMRYAKQKGFGVRRRNSRQREDERVRWFTLVCARQGTAKSQASNILKPRQIERVGCKARINAVLNEDGGYTLSSVILDHTHYVSPGKARHFRCFKKVDARVAKRLEINDEAGIRTSKTFQSVIVEAGGYENVPFGQKECQNYIEKARQLRLGVGGVEALTNYFQEMQKINAEFFYAIDVGPDMRLKNVFWADARSRAAYQSFGDVITFDTTYLTNAYKMPFAPFVGVNHHGQSILFGCGLISNEDANTFEWLFESWLKCMNDQPPNAIITDQDKAMKVAIARVFPTTRHRFCLWHIMKKLPEKFGSHSRYDEIKDSLHKCVYDSLSENEFEERWGALLETNDLRENAWMGLLYADRHYWVPAYVKNTFWAGMSTTQRSEGMNAFFDDYVHSRTTLKQFVDQYDSALRRKAENEAIADFNSFNTEIPCISHYPIEKQFQKIYTIAKFKEVQEEFRGFLYLTTSYFGGDGANFTYVVGDEIKLDKSEVPPKYILDRWRKDIKRQYVNLRSSYEATSNPEKQRFNWIQNCFYQLCSNAAKTERSCVKLISQLEQLKSEYPDDDSYGACSTAGLVTPIDGTTSKVLSPLVVRSKGRPTTKRRTHPVEKALKKPSTRRRLSTTEQSSLHDQESQVWTHGPDFFCTPLSARPPPMQAQPVQMNDSDQDDLRQPRWWQP; via the exons ATGGCTTCCAATGTACACTTGACGGATGATGAGTATGATGAAGTTTTTGTTGATGATGGGCCTGATAATTATGATGGTACCGAAGAACCTAAGGAAGATGATGGTGTCGAGGAACCAATAGTTGGAAGGACTTTTTCTAGTGAGGAAGAAGTCCGGTCTTATTATATGAGATATGCTAAACAGAAAGGGTTCGGGGTCCGTAGAAGGAATTCTAGACAGCGCGAAGATGAGCGGGTTAGATGGTTCACATTGGTATGTGCGCGGCAAGGCACAGCAAAGAGTCAGGCTTCCAATATACTCAAGCCAAGACAAATAGAGAGGGTAGGGTGTAAAGCAAGAATTAATGCAGTTTTGAATGAAGATGGCGGATATACCTTGTCTAGTGTAATATTGGATCACACACATTATGTCAGTCCAGGGAAAGCAAGACACTTTAGATGCTTCAAGAAGGTAGATGCTCGTGTGGCTAAGAGGCTGGAAATAAATGATGAAGCTGGAATACGTACGTCAAAAACTTTCCAGAGTGTAATTGTTGAAGCAGGGGGGTATGAGAATGTGCCATTTGGGCAAAAGGAATGTCAAAACTATATTGAGAAAGCACGACAACTTCGTCTCGGAGTTGGAGGCGTTGAAGCTCTAACTAACTACTTCCAGGAAATGCAGAAAATTAATGCTGAATTTTTTTATGCGATTGATGTCGGCCCTGACATGAGGTTGAAGAATGTGTTTTGGGCAGACGCCCGAAGTAGAGCTGCGTATCAATCATTCGGGGATGTAATCACTTTTGATACCACATACTTGACCAATGCTTATAAAATGCCATTTGCGCCATTTGTGGGCGTGAACCATCATGGTCAGTCAATCCTATTCGGGTGTGGATTGATTTCCAATGAGGATGCGAATACTTTTGAGTGGTTGTTTGAGTCATGGTTGAAGTGTATGAATGACCAACCACCAAATGCAATCATTACAGACCAAGATAAGGCAATGAAAGTTGCAATTGCCAGGGTGTTTCCAACAACTAGGCATCGCTTCTGTTTGTGGCATATCATGAAGAAGCTTCCAGAAAAATTTGGGTCACATTCTCGATATGACGAGATCAAAGATAGTCTACACAAATGTGTGTATGACTCATTAAGTGAGAATGAGTTTGAAGAACGATGGGGCGCTTTGCTTGAAACAAATGATCTTCGCGAGAATGCTTGGATGGGATTGCTTTATGCTGATAGGCATTATTGGGTGCCGGCGTAcgtaaaaaatacattttgggcCGGAATGTCAACCACACAACGTAGTGAgggcatgaatgcattttttgatgaCTACGTTCACTCCCGGACCACATTGAAACAATTTGTGGATCAGTACGATTCAGCCCTTAGAAGGAAGGCAGAGAATGAAGCAATTGCTGACTTTAATTCATTTAACACTGAGATTCCTTGCATATCTCACTATCCTATCGAGAagcaatttcaaaaaatatatacaattgcCAAGTTCAAGGAAGTCCAAGAAGAATTTCGAGGGTTTTTGTATTTGACTACCTCGTATTTTGGTGGTGATGGGGCAAACTTTACGTACGTAGTTGGGGATGAGATTAAG TTAGACAAGAGTGAAGTTCCACCAAAATACATTTTGGATCGGTGGAGGAAGGATATAAAGAGACAATATGTCAATTTAAGAAGTAGTTATGAGGCGACGAGCAATCCTGAGAAACAAAGGTTCAATTGGATCCAGAATTGCTTCTATCAACTATGTTCAAATGCCGCAAAGACCGAGAGAAGCTGTGTGAAATTGATCAGCCAACTAGAACAATTGAAATCGGAGTACCCCGATGACGATTCATATGGTGCTTGTTCCACAGCTGGTCTTGTTACTCCCATTGATGGCACAACCAGCAAAGTTCTTAGTCCATTAGTTGTTCGGAGTAAAGGGAGACCCACAACTAAGAGAAGAACACACCCCGTTGAGAAGGCTCTCAAGAAACCGAGTACTAGAAGGAGATTGTCCACAACTGAG CAATCCTCGCTACATGATCAAGAAAGCCAAGTTTGGACACATGGGCCGGATTTTTTTTGTACTCCCTTGTCTGCTCGTCCACCTCCAATGCAAGCGCAACCTGTGCAGATGAATGACTCGGATCAGGATGATTTACGACAGCCTAGATGGTGGCAGCCATGA
- the LOC122314312 gene encoding MORN repeat-containing protein 1-like: MDSQKSQAKLTRTQSLLLRSSPTIRSSFHSLSSLTQEDAITPRQEDEEELKKPMKSGSTPRTGSTRLANPVLAMASLFFFTLLSLFFFLYFFYLRKEEIPTSENLLLALIFIAVTLFFASKNKGLFHQITLLLKHSWDEKAKRLGLSRTNSKPVQWFIGDPNVPKARESKKIIREGVEFYSNGDFYEGEFHKGRCNGSGVYNYFVNGRYEGEWIDGKYDGYGIEGWARGSRYKGQYRQGLRHGFGVYKFYTGDSYAGEWSNGQSHGVGVQTCSDGSCYIGEFKCGVKHGLGCYHFRNGDRYAGEYFGDKIHGFGIYHFANGHCYEGSWHEGRKQGYGMYSFRNGDTRCGEWGSTGSLKYPLPPLTEAVLRAVQASRKTAENAINLPRVDEQVNKAVMAANRAATAARVAAVKAVQN, translated from the exons ATGGACAGCCAGAAGAGCCAGGCCAAGCTCACGAGAACACAGTCCTTACTACTCCGGTCCTCTCCGACCATCCGATCGTCCTTTCACAGCCTCTCTTCGCTCACCCAGGAGGACGCCATCACACCCCGCCAAGAAGACGAGGAGGAGTTGAAGAAACCGATGAAATCCGGTTCTACCCCGAGAACCGGGTCGACCCGGTTGGCCAACCCGGTCCTCGCTATGGCCTCGCTCTTTTTCTTCACCCTCTTGTCGTTGTTCTTCTTCCTCTACTTTTTCTATCTGAGGAAGGAAGAGATACCCACTTCGGAGAACCTCCTCCTGGCTCTAATTTTCATCGCGGTGACGCTCTTCTTCGCGTCCAAGAACAAGGGTCTGTTCCACCAGATCACACTGCTCCTCAAACACTCGTGGGACGAGAAAGCGAAGAGACTCGGGCTCTCGAGAACCAACTCGAAGCCGGTCCAGTGGTTCATCGGCGACCCGAACGTCCCGAAAGCGAGAGAGAGCAAGAAGATCATACGGGAAGGCGTGGAGTTTTACAGCAATGGCGACTTCTATGAGGGGGAGTTCCACAAGGGGAGGTGTAATGGTAGTGGGGTGTACAATTACTTCGTGAACGGTAGGTACGAGGGGGAGTGGATCGACGGGAAGTACGATGGGTACGGGATTGAGGGCTGGGCGAGAGGGAGCAGGTACAAGGGTCAGTATAGGCAGGGCCTGAGGCATGGATTCGGGGTTTACAAGTTCTATACTGGGGACTCTTATGCAGGAGAATGGTCCAATGGGCAGAGCCATGGGGTCGGAGTGCAAACCTGCTCCGATGGGAGCTGCTATATTGGGGAGTTCAAGTGCGGGGTCAAGCACGGCCTAGGCTGCTACCATTTCAG AAACGGAGATAGATATGCGGGAGAATATTTTGGAGACAAGATTCATGGATTTGGCATCTATCACTTTGCTAATGGTCACTGTTACGAGGGGTCATGGCACGAAGGTCGTAAGCAAGGCTATGGTATGTATAGTTTCCGAAATGGAGACACAAGATGCGGTGAATGGGGGAGTACCGGCAGCCTTAAGTACCCTCTACCACCACTAACTGAGGCAGTCCTTCGAGCAGTTCAG GCATCTAGAAAAACAGCAGAGAATGCTATTAACCTTCCACGAGTGGATGAACAGGTAAACAAGGCAGTCATGGCTGCAAATAGGGCCGCCACTGCTGCTAGAGTGGCTGCCGTCAAAGCTGTTCAGAACTAA